A window of the Teredinibacter franksiae genome harbors these coding sequences:
- the adhE gene encoding bifunctional acetaldehyde-CoA/alcohol dehydrogenase gives MSNQKNTESQQLDALVVKVKKAQKIFANFSQEKVDKIFRAAALAASDARIPLAKQAVLETRMGIVEDKVIKNHFASEYIYNKYKDEATCGILDEDEEFGTMTIAEPIGLLCGIVPTTNPTSTAIFKALISLKTRNGIIFSPHPRAKNSTCNAAKIVLDAAVAAGAPQDIIGWIPEPSVALSNQLMSHPDINMILATGGPGMVKAAYSSGKPAIGVGAGNTPVVIDETADIKRAVSSILMSKTFDNGVVCASEQAAIILDGVYDAVKERFANYGAYILDAKEADSVRAVILKNGGLNADIVGQSAVQIAQMAGLEVPAYTKILIGEGVKPCESDAFAHEKLSPTLGIYRAKTFDEALDMAEKMVVMGGIGHTSCLYTDQDKNRDRIRLFGDRMKTARIIVNTPASHGGIGDLYNFKLAPSLTLGCGSWGGNSISENVGPKHLINKKMVAKRAENMLWHKLPKSIYFRRGSVSVAMDDLADKKRACIVTDRFLYNNTPYVSDLVELLKTKGMETEVFYEVEADPTLSIVRQGANVLKAFQPDVIIAMGGGSPMDAAKIMWVMYEHPEVAFEELALRFMDIRKRIYKFPKMGSKAELVAITTTSGTGSEVTPFAVVTDDVTGQKYPIADYELTPNMAIVDANFVMNMPPSLTAFGGYDAVTHAMEAYVSVLANEYSDGQALQALKLLKEYLPSSYKNGAKDPTAREKVHNAATVAGIAFANAFLGICHSMAHKLGAEFHLPHGLANALLISNTIRYNATNLPTKQAAFSQYDRPKARQRYGEIALALGFTQERTADRIEALLSWLDELKMDLDIPLSIKAAGVAEADFMAKVDDLAEGAFDDQCTGANPRYPLIAELKQILIDSYYGKAYTESYERDEDIIDLAGSPESKKPAKNKADKLKSVS, from the coding sequence TTGAGTAATCAAAAAAACACCGAATCACAACAGTTAGATGCTTTGGTGGTTAAGGTCAAGAAGGCTCAAAAAATATTTGCGAATTTTTCGCAAGAGAAGGTGGATAAAATATTCCGTGCAGCAGCACTTGCCGCTTCTGACGCTAGAATACCGTTAGCAAAACAGGCCGTACTAGAAACCCGTATGGGGATCGTTGAAGACAAGGTGATAAAAAATCATTTTGCCTCGGAATACATCTATAACAAATATAAAGACGAGGCTACCTGCGGGATACTAGACGAAGACGAAGAGTTCGGCACAATGACGATTGCAGAGCCCATTGGCCTACTCTGCGGAATAGTGCCCACGACAAACCCCACTTCAACCGCCATCTTTAAGGCGCTTATCTCGCTAAAAACCCGAAACGGCATTATTTTTTCACCCCACCCCAGAGCTAAAAATTCAACCTGTAATGCGGCAAAAATAGTGTTGGACGCGGCGGTTGCAGCTGGAGCACCACAGGATATTATTGGCTGGATACCCGAACCTTCTGTGGCGCTGTCAAATCAACTAATGTCCCACCCCGATATCAATATGATCTTGGCTACCGGTGGGCCAGGCATGGTCAAGGCAGCATATTCTTCTGGTAAGCCTGCTATTGGAGTCGGTGCCGGTAATACCCCCGTGGTAATAGATGAAACTGCCGATATTAAACGTGCAGTGTCTTCAATTCTCATGTCGAAAACCTTTGATAACGGCGTTGTTTGCGCCTCTGAGCAGGCCGCGATCATTCTAGATGGGGTCTACGATGCCGTTAAAGAACGTTTTGCCAATTACGGAGCATACATCCTTGACGCGAAAGAAGCGGATTCGGTACGAGCGGTAATTTTGAAAAATGGCGGACTTAACGCGGACATAGTAGGCCAGAGTGCCGTACAAATCGCCCAAATGGCTGGTTTAGAGGTGCCTGCTTATACCAAGATATTGATCGGTGAGGGCGTTAAACCCTGTGAATCTGATGCATTTGCACACGAAAAACTATCGCCAACCCTCGGGATTTATCGGGCAAAAACATTCGACGAAGCTCTGGATATGGCAGAGAAAATGGTGGTGATGGGCGGTATTGGTCATACCTCTTGCCTATATACCGATCAGGACAAAAATCGAGATCGCATCCGTTTGTTTGGCGACCGCATGAAAACAGCGCGCATTATCGTCAATACGCCAGCCTCGCACGGCGGTATAGGCGATTTATATAATTTTAAATTAGCACCCTCTCTAACGTTAGGTTGTGGCTCATGGGGCGGAAACTCCATTTCTGAAAACGTTGGGCCTAAGCACTTAATCAATAAAAAAATGGTAGCTAAGCGGGCAGAGAATATGTTGTGGCATAAATTACCTAAGTCGATCTATTTCCGTCGAGGCTCGGTTTCGGTGGCAATGGATGATTTAGCGGACAAAAAGCGCGCGTGTATTGTTACCGACCGTTTTTTGTATAACAACACACCCTACGTTTCTGATTTGGTTGAATTGTTAAAAACCAAGGGCATGGAAACTGAAGTATTTTATGAAGTAGAAGCAGACCCAACGTTGAGTATAGTGCGTCAAGGCGCCAACGTTCTAAAAGCGTTTCAGCCAGATGTTATTATCGCTATGGGTGGAGGCTCTCCTATGGATGCGGCCAAAATTATGTGGGTTATGTATGAACATCCTGAGGTCGCATTCGAAGAGCTGGCTTTACGCTTTATGGATATTCGTAAGCGAATTTATAAATTCCCGAAAATGGGAAGTAAAGCCGAATTAGTGGCGATAACAACAACTTCAGGTACTGGTTCCGAAGTTACGCCCTTTGCTGTTGTGACTGACGATGTTACTGGACAAAAGTATCCGATTGCTGATTATGAACTGACACCGAATATGGCGATTGTTGACGCTAATTTCGTCATGAATATGCCGCCTTCATTAACGGCGTTTGGTGGTTACGATGCTGTAACGCATGCGATGGAAGCTTATGTATCTGTTTTGGCGAACGAATACTCTGATGGTCAAGCATTGCAGGCACTTAAATTGTTGAAGGAATACCTACCCAGCAGTTATAAAAATGGTGCGAAAGACCCAACTGCGCGAGAAAAAGTTCACAACGCAGCTACCGTTGCCGGTATTGCATTCGCCAACGCCTTCCTGGGTATCTGCCACAGTATGGCACATAAGCTCGGGGCAGAATTTCATTTGCCGCATGGATTAGCGAACGCATTGTTAATATCAAATACCATTCGCTACAACGCGACCAACCTACCAACGAAACAGGCTGCTTTTTCACAGTACGATCGCCCTAAGGCGCGTCAACGTTATGGTGAAATCGCTTTAGCACTTGGCTTTACGCAAGAGCGCACAGCTGACCGTATAGAGGCTCTCCTCAGTTGGTTGGATGAGTTAAAGATGGATCTGGATATTCCCCTGTCCATCAAAGCGGCTGGAGTGGCTGAAGCCGACTTTATGGCGAAGGTAGATGATCTTGCCGAAGGAGCATTCGACGATCAGTGTACTGGCGCGAACCCTCGTTATCCGTTGATTGCTGAACTAAAACAAATATTGATCGATTCATATTACGGAAAGGCCTACACCGAAAGTTATGAGCGTGATGAGGATATCATTGACCTGGCGGGCTCTCCTGAAAGTAAAAAACCGGCCAAAAACAAGGCAGATAAGTTAAAAAGTGTAAGTTGA
- the ilvC gene encoding ketol-acid reductoisomerase, with the protein MKVYYDKDCDLSIIQSKKVAVIGYGSQGHAHACNLKDSGVDVTVGLRAGSSSIAKAEAHGLKVSDVASAVAAADVVMILTPDEFQSVLYKEEIEPNIKEGATLAFAHGFAIHYNQVVPRKDLDVIMIAPKAPGHTVRSEFVRGGGIPDLVAIHQNASGKALDVALSYASGVGGGRSGIIETTFKDETETDLFGEQAVLCGGAVELVKMGFETLTEAGYAPEMAYFECLHELKLIVDLMYEGGIANMNYSISNNAEYGEYVTGPRVINEESRKAMRQALQDIQRGEYAKQFILEGQSNYPSMTAWRRNNAAHPIETVGEKLRGMMPWIESNKIIDKSKN; encoded by the coding sequence ATGAAGGTTTATTATGATAAGGATTGTGATCTTTCTATTATCCAAAGCAAGAAAGTCGCGGTAATTGGTTACGGCTCCCAGGGTCATGCCCACGCGTGCAACCTGAAAGATTCCGGTGTAGATGTTACCGTTGGTCTGCGTGCAGGTTCATCTTCTATTGCAAAAGCTGAAGCTCACGGCCTAAAAGTAAGTGATGTTGCGTCCGCTGTTGCAGCTGCAGACGTTGTAATGATCCTGACTCCAGATGAGTTCCAGAGTGTTCTTTATAAAGAAGAGATCGAGCCAAATATCAAAGAAGGTGCAACCCTAGCCTTCGCCCATGGTTTTGCTATTCACTACAATCAAGTCGTTCCCCGGAAAGATCTTGACGTTATTATGATCGCGCCTAAAGCGCCTGGTCACACCGTACGCTCTGAATTTGTTCGTGGTGGCGGTATTCCGGATTTGGTGGCTATACATCAGAATGCTTCTGGTAAAGCTCTGGACGTTGCTCTGTCTTATGCTTCTGGTGTGGGTGGTGGTCGTTCCGGTATCATCGAGACCACATTTAAAGACGAGACTGAAACGGACCTCTTTGGTGAGCAGGCTGTTCTGTGTGGTGGAGCGGTAGAATTGGTGAAAATGGGTTTCGAAACCCTCACCGAAGCAGGCTATGCGCCTGAAATGGCGTACTTCGAATGTCTGCACGAACTGAAATTGATTGTAGACTTAATGTACGAAGGTGGCATTGCTAACATGAACTACTCCATCTCTAACAACGCTGAGTATGGTGAGTACGTGACTGGCCCGCGCGTTATTAACGAGGAAAGCCGAAAAGCCATGCGCCAGGCATTGCAAGATATTCAGCGTGGCGAATACGCCAAGCAGTTCATCCTTGAAGGCCAGTCAAACTACCCATCGATGACCGCATGGCGTCGAAATAACGCTGCTCATCCCATCGAAACTGTGGGCGAGAAGCTGCGGGGAATGATGCCGTGGATCGAATCCAATAAGATTATCGACAAGAGCAAAAACTAA
- the pssA gene encoding CDP-diacylglycerol--serine O-phosphatidyltransferase, producing MTSDKTENDAASQEPVAPEDNLSLKVSEVLPVDEHVEDVSENGEQVRRRGVYLLPNLFTTGALFGGFFAIVSAMNDNFANAAMAIFAAQILDGFDGRVARMTNTTSKFGTEYDSLSDMVSFGLAPAIVVFSWALEPLGKFGWAAAFVFTTCAALRLARFNTHAGDSDSRYFTGLASPPAATLLASGVWLGSTYDLTLEISIFAAVITAFVGLMMVSNLKYQSFKALDANRRVPFVAMFITLMVFIVVTIDPPKVLFALAFTYAVSGPVVWLWTQLVKGRGEDEEGVESD from the coding sequence ATGACCAGTGACAAAACAGAAAACGACGCGGCTTCGCAGGAGCCAGTGGCGCCAGAGGATAATCTTTCACTGAAGGTGTCAGAGGTGCTTCCTGTGGATGAACACGTTGAGGATGTGTCTGAGAACGGAGAGCAGGTAAGGCGCCGAGGTGTGTATTTATTGCCTAACCTCTTCACTACGGGAGCATTGTTCGGCGGCTTTTTTGCCATAGTGTCGGCTATGAACGATAACTTCGCCAATGCTGCTATGGCGATATTTGCAGCGCAGATACTCGACGGCTTCGATGGTCGGGTAGCGCGCATGACGAATACCACCAGCAAATTCGGGACAGAGTATGACAGCCTGTCCGATATGGTGTCTTTTGGCCTGGCCCCAGCCATCGTTGTGTTTAGCTGGGCGCTAGAGCCGTTGGGCAAGTTTGGCTGGGCTGCTGCATTCGTATTTACAACCTGCGCAGCGCTGCGTTTAGCCAGGTTTAATACGCATGCTGGGGATTCTGATTCGCGTTATTTTACAGGGCTGGCAAGCCCTCCCGCTGCAACACTGTTGGCGTCAGGGGTATGGCTTGGTAGCACCTACGATTTGACGCTAGAGATATCGATTTTTGCTGCGGTGATTACGGCGTTTGTTGGTTTGATGATGGTGTCGAATCTTAAATACCAGAGCTTTAAGGCCCTAGACGCTAATCGTCGCGTGCCATTCGTGGCCATGTTTATAACCTTAATGGTCTTTATTGTTGTCACAATTGACCCACCGAAAGTTCTGTTCGCTCTCGCATTCACCTATGCGGTGTCTGGCCCGGTGGTTTGGCTCTGGACACAGCTAGTGAAAGGCCGAGGTGAGGATGAAGAGGGCGTGGAATCCGACTGA
- a CDS encoding acetolactate synthase 3 large subunit — protein sequence MEKLSGGDILIKSLADEGVECVFGYPGGAALHIYDAIFRQKEVKHILVRHEQAATHAADGYARSTGKTGVVLVTSGPGATNAITGIATAYMDSIPMVVISGQVVSDKIGEDAFQETDMVGVSRPIVKHSFLVKDQKDIAETVKKAFYIASTGRPGPVVIDVPKDITNPVDKVDYSYPDKIKLRSYTPATKGHTGQIKKAVQLMLSARRPMVYAGGGVVQGNASKQLTEIVQILNLPITNTLMGLGAYPGTDRQFLGMLGMHGTVEANTAMHHADVILAVGARFDDRVTNTPNKFCPSAKIIHIDIDPASISKTVTADVPIVGPVDSVLDEMLELIKGSSERPDAKAIDGWWKEIEEWRNRYGILTAPRYDTSGEMLMPQEVVRAVFEVTNGDAFVTSDVGQHQMFSAQYYQFDKPRRWINSGGLGTMGFGLPAAMGVQFAHRDETVVCITGEGSIQMCIQELSTCTQYHLPIKIICINNQALGMVKQWQDMQYDSRYSESLYEDSLPDFVKLMEAYGHVGMRVTKRSELKSKLEECFAMKDKCVFMDIYVDPKEHVYPMQVAPNGTMRDMWLSKTERT from the coding sequence GTGGAAAAGCTCTCCGGTGGAGACATTCTTATCAAATCCCTTGCCGACGAAGGGGTGGAATGCGTTTTCGGCTACCCAGGTGGTGCCGCATTACATATTTACGACGCGATTTTTCGGCAGAAAGAGGTGAAGCATATTCTCGTGCGCCACGAGCAAGCGGCTACCCACGCCGCTGATGGCTACGCGCGGTCTACCGGAAAAACCGGTGTTGTGCTAGTCACCTCCGGCCCTGGTGCTACCAATGCGATTACAGGAATCGCGACAGCGTACATGGATTCCATTCCTATGGTTGTGATTTCGGGCCAGGTCGTGTCCGATAAAATCGGTGAGGATGCTTTCCAAGAGACCGATATGGTGGGTGTTTCTCGGCCGATTGTGAAACACAGCTTTTTGGTCAAAGATCAAAAAGACATTGCAGAAACCGTTAAGAAAGCCTTTTACATTGCTTCTACAGGTCGCCCAGGGCCTGTTGTTATCGATGTCCCCAAGGATATTACTAACCCGGTTGATAAGGTTGATTACAGCTACCCAGACAAGATTAAGTTACGGTCTTATACGCCAGCTACGAAGGGGCATACAGGGCAAATTAAAAAAGCGGTACAGCTCATGCTCTCGGCACGCAGACCTATGGTGTATGCCGGTGGGGGTGTTGTACAAGGTAATGCTTCTAAGCAGTTAACGGAAATTGTGCAAATACTGAACCTCCCAATCACCAATACGCTGATGGGTTTGGGTGCCTACCCGGGAACTGACCGACAGTTTTTGGGGATGCTGGGGATGCACGGTACTGTTGAGGCTAACACGGCCATGCATCATGCTGATGTCATTCTTGCTGTGGGCGCGCGATTTGATGATCGTGTGACCAATACGCCTAACAAATTTTGTCCATCCGCCAAAATTATACATATCGATATTGATCCGGCGTCTATTTCTAAAACCGTAACGGCCGATGTACCGATTGTTGGGCCTGTGGATTCGGTCCTCGATGAAATGTTGGAGCTAATAAAAGGATCCAGCGAGCGCCCTGATGCCAAAGCCATCGACGGCTGGTGGAAGGAGATTGAGGAATGGCGTAACCGCTATGGCATTTTAACCGCGCCTCGTTACGACACCAGTGGAGAAATGCTGATGCCGCAAGAGGTTGTACGGGCGGTATTTGAAGTTACAAATGGTGATGCATTCGTGACTTCAGATGTTGGCCAGCACCAAATGTTCAGTGCACAGTATTATCAATTTGATAAACCCCGGCGTTGGATTAATTCCGGCGGTCTAGGCACTATGGGCTTCGGTTTGCCTGCTGCCATGGGCGTGCAGTTTGCACACCGCGATGAAACCGTTGTGTGCATTACGGGCGAAGGCAGTATTCAAATGTGTATCCAGGAATTGTCTACCTGTACTCAGTACCATCTGCCGATCAAAATCATCTGTATCAACAATCAGGCTTTAGGCATGGTGAAGCAATGGCAAGATATGCAGTACGATAGCCGTTACTCCGAAAGCCTATACGAAGACTCACTTCCTGATTTTGTGAAACTTATGGAGGCTTACGGCCACGTAGGTATGCGTGTAACCAAGCGTTCCGAGCTCAAATCGAAACTGGAAGAATGTTTCGCCATGAAAGACAAATGTGTATTTATGGATATTTATGTCGATCCAAAAGAACATGTTTATCCCATGCAGGTGGCCCCGAATGGCACCATGCGTGACATGTGGTTGAGTAAAACGGAGCGAACATAA
- the ilvY gene encoding HTH-type transcriptional activator IlvY, translating to MIYLQHIIADYEMPMDTSKLKLFIGLANAEHFNRAAEQCHVSPSKLTRVIQQMEKELGVRLFDRDNRSVSLTSKGQEFLEHSRELVRQWETIKDTMNSGSGLLSGSISLYCSVTASYSFLYEIMEDFRDRHPLIQIKLHTGDSADAMGRVIDGHEDIAIAAKPPVLHSSLSFKKFDTSPLVFYCSQDNQEHEQIFKRQNESALSHTPMIVSEKGLARERFDQWANSEGIKPNIYAQVAGNEAIVSMVSLGFGVGLIPQIVYENSPLKNRVKPIPLQPKLVPFEVGVCVKTRGLKSPLVKALWDNIGKR from the coding sequence ATGATATATTTGCAACATATTATTGCAGATTACGAAATGCCGATGGATACCTCAAAGCTCAAATTGTTTATTGGACTAGCGAATGCTGAACACTTTAATCGAGCCGCCGAGCAATGCCACGTCAGCCCCTCCAAGCTTACCCGGGTAATTCAGCAGATGGAAAAGGAACTGGGTGTCCGCCTCTTCGACCGCGACAACCGCTCTGTATCGCTAACAAGTAAGGGGCAGGAGTTTTTGGAGCACAGCAGAGAGTTGGTTCGCCAGTGGGAGACAATCAAGGATACGATGAATTCCGGTTCAGGCTTGTTATCGGGCTCCATCAGCCTTTATTGCTCGGTAACCGCAAGCTATAGCTTCCTTTACGAGATAATGGAGGATTTTCGTGACCGCCACCCTCTGATCCAAATCAAACTGCATACCGGAGACTCGGCAGATGCAATGGGAAGGGTTATCGATGGCCACGAGGATATCGCGATTGCAGCAAAACCTCCGGTACTGCACTCTTCACTCAGTTTTAAAAAATTTGACACTTCACCGTTAGTATTTTACTGCTCGCAAGACAATCAGGAGCACGAACAAATATTTAAACGACAAAATGAAAGTGCGCTGAGCCACACCCCTATGATTGTATCGGAGAAAGGTTTAGCGCGAGAGCGCTTTGATCAATGGGCAAATTCAGAGGGGATAAAACCGAACATCTATGCTCAAGTGGCTGGAAATGAAGCCATCGTAAGCATGGTAAGCCTTGGATTTGGCGTTGGCTTAATCCCCCAGATTGTCTACGAAAATAGCCCTTTGAAAAACCGGGTTAAACCCATCCCCCTGCAGCCGAAACTTGTCCCATTTGAAGTGGGCGTATGCGTAAAGACCCGAGGACTTAAAAGCCCATTAGTAAAAGCACTGTGGGACAATATAGGTAAACGCTAG
- a CDS encoding ATP-grasp fold amidoligase family protein, with translation MKILKRLKLHLINSSIPVLWSLRAVFARLTGYYLLRRKFERKLGYAPQFHAPATFNERIQHRKLFDRNPLFVLVSDKIAVRDYILRVLGDGGCKYLVPLVGVYDFPEDVPFHDLPDSFVIKANHGSGTNLVVPDKKDITQKQLIDICYSWLYRVYGFSSYQWAYTKIQKKILVEQLLLTETGEIPEDYKVHIVKGKCAFIHVDYGRAKDQSRTLYDLNWNVLPFSTCYEQIRTSPKPRLLEQVVETSIKLAEPFEYARVDWYLFGDQAYIGEITLYPGGGLSKFFPEQYDQIVGDAWGS, from the coding sequence ATGAAGATCCTTAAGCGGCTCAAATTACACCTTATAAATAGCAGCATTCCAGTTCTCTGGAGCCTTAGAGCGGTTTTTGCTCGTCTTACGGGCTATTACCTCCTGCGCAGAAAGTTTGAACGAAAATTGGGGTATGCTCCCCAATTTCACGCCCCTGCGACATTTAATGAGCGAATACAGCACAGGAAACTCTTCGATCGAAACCCATTATTTGTTTTAGTTTCAGACAAAATTGCTGTGCGCGACTATATTCTTCGGGTTCTGGGGGATGGTGGTTGCAAATACCTTGTACCCTTAGTAGGGGTCTATGATTTCCCTGAGGACGTGCCCTTTCATGACCTTCCTGATAGTTTTGTAATAAAGGCTAATCACGGATCAGGGACAAACCTGGTGGTACCAGACAAAAAGGATATAACCCAAAAGCAGCTCATAGATATTTGTTACTCGTGGCTTTACCGGGTTTATGGCTTTTCCAGCTACCAGTGGGCGTACACGAAAATACAAAAAAAAATATTAGTGGAGCAGTTACTGTTAACGGAGACGGGCGAGATTCCTGAAGACTATAAAGTGCATATTGTAAAAGGGAAATGCGCATTTATTCATGTCGATTACGGTAGAGCTAAAGACCAAAGTAGAACCTTGTACGATCTAAATTGGAATGTTTTACCTTTTTCCACGTGTTACGAACAAATTCGAACGTCGCCAAAACCTCGCTTGTTAGAGCAGGTGGTCGAAACGTCGATAAAGCTTGCTGAGCCGTTTGAGTATGCTCGAGTAGATTGGTATCTGTTTGGAGATCAGGCTTATATTGGCGAAATCACCCTGTATCCCGGAGGGGGTTTATCAAAGTTTTTCCCTGAACAGTACGACCAAATTGTGGGTGATGCATGGGGGAGCTAA
- a CDS encoding DUF4124 domain-containing protein, with amino-acid sequence MKQATFAASLLTTAMKLRKLSFAVMISAGVFSTASFAEDYYRWKGPDGVVHYGSHPPTGVEAIKIKTYGGKSTPPETYGGQSNAQADEQTPAEEEVDLPPEEVERRRKVAVKQKQMCEDERKRLGTLNRPGRIRMKQPDGSVRYMTQEEVQQEIATTQKVISDSCK; translated from the coding sequence ATGAAACAAGCAACGTTTGCAGCAAGCTTACTGACAACTGCGATGAAACTCCGCAAATTATCGTTTGCAGTCATGATTTCAGCGGGTGTCTTCAGCACAGCCTCCTTTGCCGAGGACTACTATCGCTGGAAAGGGCCGGATGGTGTTGTACATTACGGCTCACATCCCCCAACAGGTGTCGAAGCGATAAAAATCAAAACCTATGGCGGGAAGAGTACACCTCCGGAGACCTATGGTGGTCAATCCAATGCTCAAGCCGATGAGCAAACCCCTGCAGAAGAAGAGGTCGACCTCCCCCCGGAGGAGGTTGAACGTAGACGTAAGGTAGCGGTAAAGCAGAAACAAATGTGTGAAGACGAACGCAAGCGCTTGGGAACCCTCAATCGCCCTGGCCGCATACGCATGAAACAGCCTGATGGATCAGTTCGGTATATGACACAAGAGGAAGTTCAACAGGAAATCGCCACGACTCAAAAAGTCATTTCAGATAGCTGTAAATAA
- the ilvN gene encoding acetolactate synthase small subunit → MRRIISLLMENEPGALSRVVGLFSQRGYNIETLTVAPTEDETLSRLTLTTVGDDHKIEQITKHLNRLVDVVKLVDLTEGAHIERELMMIKVRATGAQRAEVKRCVDIFRGQIIDVTASVYTIQLTGASDKLDAFYQAVGEAAILEVVRSGVSGIGRGEKVLSL, encoded by the coding sequence ATGAGAAGAATCATTTCACTGTTAATGGAAAACGAACCTGGGGCGTTATCGCGCGTAGTGGGGCTTTTTTCTCAGCGTGGTTACAACATTGAAACGCTCACTGTGGCGCCTACAGAAGATGAGACCCTGTCGCGCCTAACCTTAACCACCGTTGGTGATGACCATAAAATTGAGCAGATAACCAAACACCTCAATCGCTTGGTGGATGTTGTAAAACTCGTGGACTTAACCGAAGGTGCCCACATAGAGCGCGAGCTGATGATGATCAAAGTTCGTGCAACAGGAGCACAGCGGGCAGAAGTTAAGCGGTGCGTGGACATTTTTCGTGGACAGATAATTGACGTTACCGCGTCGGTTTATACCATCCAGTTAACCGGCGCCAGTGACAAGCTAGACGCCTTCTACCAAGCCGTTGGTGAAGCGGCAATACTGGAAGTGGTTCGCTCTGGCGTGTCGGGTATTGGCCGCGGTGAGAAAGTTCTAAGCTTATAA